A region of Micromonas commoda chromosome 4, complete sequence DNA encodes the following proteins:
- the LI818 gene encoding chlorophyll a/b-binding protein-like protein, chloroplast precursor, whose product MTLAIRTLRVCASSTRPTAKSTATTDKKKAVVTAGKTFSDISAAVDAGLVKGCAPFEDGLDAFGFFNNIDQAEAQRYADVEITHGRVAMLAAIGVLVGEQVEGSSFLFDSQVTGPAINHFQQVPGLFWGLLGAFIFVVEASRVQQAWQDPFVADRLFLLKSDHVPGDYGFDPLSLGDGISDEELARHKMGELNNGRLAMIAISGMVGQELVNGLNLLPADDVMGLGFRLPGAQAGFRALEQACRGAPNEAECAKAFDAAERGGAAALENLLNQGSLLTSIFSAN is encoded by the coding sequence ATGACTCTCGCGATCCGCACTCTCCGCGTCTGCGCCAGTTCGACCCGCCCTACCGCCAAGTCCACCGCTACTACGGATAAGAAGAAGGCTGTGGTGACCGCCGGCAAGACGTTCTCCGATATAtcagccgcggtggacgctgGCCTCGTGAAAGGGTGCGCTCCCTTTGAGGATGGACTCGACGCCTTCGGATTCTTCAACAACATCGACCAGGCCGAGGCGCAGCGCTACGCCGACGTGGAGATCACccacggccgcgtcgcgatgctcgccgcgatcggcgtgctcgtcggcgagcaggTCGAGGGCTCCTCTTTCCTCTTCGACTCCCAGGTCACCGGCCCCGCCATCAACCACTTCCAGCAGGTCCCCGGCCTATTCTggggcctcctcggcgccttcATCTTCGTGGTCGAGGCCTCTCGCGTCCAGCAGGCGTGGCAAGATCCCTTCGTCGCGGACCGCCTGTTCCTGCTGAAGTCCGACCACGTGCCGGGCGACTACGGCTTCGAcccgctcagcctcggcgacggcatatccgacgaggagctcgccaggCACAAGATGGGGGAGCTGAACAACGGCCGCCTCGCCATGATCGCGATATCCGGCATGGTCGGCCAGGAGCTCGTCAACGGTCTGAACCTTCTCCCGGCGGATGACGTCATGGGCCTCGGGTTCAGGCTCCCCGGCGCGCAGGCGGGGTTCAGGGCGCTAGAACAGGCGTGCAGGGGCGCGCCCAACGAGGCGGAGTGCGCCAAGGCtttcgacgcggccgagcgggggggcgccgccgcgctggagaacCTGCTCAACCAGGGTAGCCTGCTCACATCCATTTTCTCGGCCAACTAG
- a CDS encoding predicted protein: protein MSPYMAYWVSDEDHDEDEEHDDDVQSVPAPEREAAAYTSRRPSLSHAHGHRRPLMFALLWTLLRRAAGELGTSGHDLSNFQGKHACDARVRMAAPRTALEVSEVVTRFPRVRANGVGHSWHRGLFCSGEDEDSVNVLTHRLRSVGVGASPSDRGRRLAGSGGAAGRSPVADRVAVDTESMTVKADAGVTLRELLDHLANHDDLTREDGPPGAPTMLSFGDALFRGTQRGYTLPAFPWFIDQTVAGAVTTATHGSSLRHGSLSSQTTAVTVVLANGTVASYHEGNPAFDAVRASVGRLGVVVDVTLRIVSNLAVRKSSATLTPDELVRDVQLASDAAARCHERFPTPGYVRAWECTRAAPDVRRLDETQVFWHFPLGKAVRTDFTRLDSIPGFPTPANPTRRRTRRNSNSLRSAWMSTDTSRDRDASVVRAQPPDAPRDITDGDFPLMANDTFSRFWSRQWDVSTALNTMSGVDDARDSYLTMTEEQYDAHDNYGYDQYEVCVPLRLAGACLRKIADDMVETNPAWDPVGILTPQPGGLAHGFRSPALIRFTSPDTALLSPSNLHAAGACMYVNVEDYVRHATTPAGRNAKFQKVFEHLRGPKCDGRLHWGKAGWPTEVTGGAFDGAREYGSSWCSFGCAAAALDPTGKFAGTSGAMTWPSLDVERCCGGDGGVQYLAGDDGCECARTG from the coding sequence ATGTCGCCGTACATGGCGTACTGGgtcagcgacgaggaccacgacgaggacgaggagcacGATGACGACGTCCAGTCCGTCCCCGCACcagagcgcgaggctgccgcgtACACCTCTCGTCGCCCGAGTTTGTCGCACGCCCACGGGCACAGACGGCCCCTCATGTTCGCGTTGCTTTGGACGCTGCTGCGACGCGCCGCAGGGGAGCTAGGCACCTCCGGCCACGATCTGAGCAACTTCCAGGGTAAgcacgcgtgcgacgcgagggtgcgcatggcggcgccgcggaccgcgCTTGAAGTCTCGGAGGTCGTGACCCGGTTTCCCCGGGTCAGGGCGAACGGCGTGGGACACAGCTGGCACCGCGGCCTCTTCTGCtcgggcgaggacgaagacAGCGTCAACGTCCTGACCCATCGCCTGCGCAgcgtgggcgtgggcgcgtcgccgagcgatcgcggacgccgactgGCCGGGAGCGGCGGTGCCGCGGGACGGAGCCCGGTCGCGGACCGAGTCGCGGTGGACACAGAGTCCATGACGGTCAAAGCGGACGCGGGAGTAACGCTGAGGGAACTCCTGGACCACCTCGCCAACCACGACGACCTCACTCGCGAAGACGGCCCACCAGGAGCGCCCACGATGCTGTCGTTTGGCGACGCGCTGTTTCGGGGCACGCAGCGCGGGTACACCCTCCCCGCGTTCCCCTGGTTCATAGACCAgacggtcgccggcgccgtcacAACCGCcacgcacgggtcgagccTTCGTCACGGGTCCCTCTCGTCGCAGACGACCGCGGTGACCGTCGTGCTGGCCAACggcaccgtcgcgtcgtACCACGAGGGCAAccccgcgttcgacgcggtgcgAGCGAGCGTGGGCAGGCTCGGGGTGGTCGTGGACGTGACGCTTCGTATCGTGAGCAACCTCGCGGTGCGCaagtcgtcggcgacgctgacgccagacgagctcgttcgcgacgtccaACTCGCgtcggatgcggcggcgaggtgccaCGAGAGGTTCCCTACGCCCGGATACGTGCGTGCGTGGGAGTGtactcgcgcggcgccggacgtGCGAAGGCTCGACGAGACGCAGGTGTTCTGGCACTTCCCCCTCGGTAAGGCGGTTCGGACGGATTTCACCCGGCTGGACTCCATCCCGGGGttcccgacgcccgcgaacccgacccgtcgtcggacgcgccggAACTCGAACAGCCTCAGGTCGGCGTGGATGTCAACCGACACGAGCCGCGACCGTGACGCCTCGGTCGTTCGCGCCCAGCcccccgacgccccgcgcgacaTCACCGACGGCGACTTCCCTCTCATGGCCAACGACACCTTCTCGCGGTTCTGGTCCCGCCAGTGGGACGTTTCCACCGCTTTAAACACGATGTccggggtggacgacgcgagggactcgTACCTCACGATGACCGAGGAGCAATACGACGCGCACGATAACTACGGGTACGACCAGTACGAGGTGTGCGTCCCGCTGAGGCTGGCGGGCGCGTGCCTAAGGAAAATCGCGGACGACATGGTGGAGACCAACCCTGCGTGGGACCCGGTCGGTATTTTAACGCCGCAGCCGGGGGGTCTGGCGCACGGGTTTAGGAGCCCCGCACTCATACGATTCACGAGCCCGGACACCGCGCTCCTGTCGCCGTCCAacctccacgccgcgggcgctTGCATGTACGTCAACGTGGAGGATTACGTTCGGCAcgccacgacgccggcgggtcgTAACGCCAAGTTTCAGAAAGTCTTCGAGCACCTGAGGGGACCAAAGTGCGACGGCAGGTTACACTGGGGGAAGGCGGGATGGCCCACCGAGGTGACGGGCGGTgcgttcgacggcgcgagggagtaCGGCTCGTCGTGGTGCTCGTTCGgttgcgcggcggcggcgttggatCCGACGGGAAAGTTCGCGGGGACgtccggcgcgatgacgtggCCGTCTCTGGACGTCGAACGGTGCtgcggcggtgacgggggGGTGCAGTACCTCGCGGGTGATGACGGTTGCGAGTGCGCGCGGACGGGATGA
- a CDS encoding predicted protein: MSVDAEAATSSPSPDYDYKMILAGAGCVAAMSTYGAYRTKWTNVFKASYASTWLTLGPATLMYVTPDEATQRERIAKASVGRATSVEAGGGRIGQTAEERRAQIETIRRSVEGGRREAKAELEAEAKKGWWRRR; this comes from the coding sequence ATGTCCGTCGATGCCGAGGCAGCcacctcgtccccgtcccctgACTACGACTACAAGATGATATTGGCGGGTGCCGgttgcgtcgcggcgatgtccaCCTATGGGGCGTACAGGACCAAGTGGACCAACGTCTTCAAGGCGTCCTACGCCTCCACGTGGCTCACCCTCGGACCCGCGACTCTGATGTACGTCACGCCGGATGAGGCGACGCAGCGCGAGAGGATCGCGAAGGCGTCCGTggggcgggcgacgtcggtggaggcgggcggcgggcggatCGGGCAGACCGCcgaggagaggcgcgcgcagATCGAAACCATACGCAGATCGGTGGAGGGCGGTCGGCGagaggcgaaggcggagttggaggcggaggcgaagaagggttggtggcggcggcggtga
- a CDS encoding predicted protein: MATIASANVAPQRAALRATKAIAPSRAAFVAKPQRAKRGINVQARAALYFADDVEYIQQIGAEYPDKGIANWEEARCLFSDHGYHVLDIRCDDELDVIGNFPRDQSAATEHRGTNWFHHIPIINAQYRYDSEAGKKLMKNQEPNRAFLDQVQSKFPDKNTRIIISCSDGRNRAIQALEALDEAGYVNIVGLRGGYNMWNRTWDAKLRRRNLPGGFQEEWQHGADGCGVHATGASFQNQDAFQYADWKDETDWIDWR, from the exons ATGGCCACCATCGCttccgcgaacgtcgcgcccCAG CGCGCGGCCCTCCGTGCCACCAAGGCCATCGcgccctcccgcgcggcCTTCGTCGCTAAGCCCCAG CGCGCCAAGCGCGGCATCAACGTccaggctcgcgccgccctctacttcgcggacgacgtcgagtaCATCCAGCAGATCGGCGCCGAGTACCCCGACAAGGGCATCGCCAACTGGGAGGAGGCTCGCTGCCTCTTCTCCGACCACGGGTACCACGTGCTCGACATTCGCTGCGACGATGAGCTCGATGTGATTGGCAACTTCCCCCGAGACCAGTCTGCCGCCACCGAGCACCGCGGCACCAACTGGTTCCACCACATCCCCATCATCAACGCCCAGTACCGCTACGATTCCGAGGCTGGCAAGAAGCTGATGAAGAACCAGGAGCCCaaccgcgcgttcctcgatCAGGTGCAGTCGAAGTTCCCGGACAAGAACACGAGGATCATCATCTCCTGCTCCGACGGCCGCAACCGCGCCATCCAGGCTCTCGAGGCCCTCGACGAGGCTGGCTACGTCAACATCGtcggcctccgcggcggttaCAACATGTGGAACCGCACCTGGGACGCgaagctccgccgccgtaacctccccggcggcttTCAGGAGGAGTGGcagcacggcgccgacggctgcggcgtccacgccacCGGGGCCTCGTTCCAGAACCAGGATGCCTTCCAGTACGCGGACTGGAAAGACGAGACCGACTGGATCGACTGGAGGTAA
- a CDS encoding predicted protein, with amino-acid sequence MSDDDSDGETEAARRLALPREQALESAAHEFFSSSLLAPGLPRHVDSPGGVRAVLRSELMSTLDEHVRSLGPPHTLVLTGVEGCGKSTALAQLCERVETMERRWEERRRGGALDPSEAPPFILKHSFADPSFPRDVSHFLERACLALRRRFNIREPIPADPADLPEAFAAFLEHAALFRRVLVIVDAAESIAVSPYASFPAAAIAGLDPRDGHALPELLTLRGDGRDATADSDAPPFDVADSSAHFAWIPNSPPLAVRFIVSGRDSHDSFDSLKGAPEVEGAPGKEWAPGGVVQGVLRAVGAASARVYPTPPLTTEETGAMLAMFSPRHPGSTPRDSHHRGKEISEVVNAVWPHGATPLWVRTAAGRICATVEETTHGAWVSTGAGVGPVDEWGNAGEKDEWGNPVEAPVRNDPNDAGHDEALECPRTVASAVHDMPGTARGLFWEALDAMETRHGEHAVAATCVALSVARFGVTRYELRGALRCRFERERVRVRFGPGGAKGANESLRKLDDGRLDAVVDDLAPWLAPWCAKEAWHAELETFEGDRLGASREESEARAARHERESRRRRTLSGPGGPTYKPDDWYAAELPMRFRDDAYRAAALERYAPPRSASLREEFHADLAAYFLDVAAGSGSRALRADTRRALRAGLWHAAAGRDVNSVADVLGRRGVMACLSRPGARSDVRAVCCGEVPLELWGAWRDRMATWMSADDDDAPGDVAGAGLTIAGLLRWIGVPTLAAEIIDRVRSSFGPPRGRSPLSIALAVAHARLTLVGAGDVRFAESEAGRARAAADLSVAARDAGRDPGRNPEEIRVDGDGDDGRGDESDAGAQGTIPRPWLDALEPCGGFAAAIAFPDSLYAEAAAVVAEIAVARADSIVQATRGDAAARAADDALRCVGLETDAWLRAARERAPPAVVDAVSDALSDGGNVDDLGVGAREDPGDDVLGLVRSLRRQRGACVRFSRHVDAGVVAGRLISVLTAALGANHPQCGAAKLEAAESAAAAAESSASVPGYDEASAWARPAYDFAAAFYGSQSLPAARAAWCVAEALRRADGAAAARPMYAQALGATASVLGKAHRGVGAMLSETAELSRLERRLEEADALAREGLDIASGELAAARRGLEEADAAAARAMQRREVTIGEHGVDYLPSELLVAMDHGRELARARAADAEAEYAERATQVARVIHAMGRLPDAESFLRRALFAGEKAFGPANPSLAATLAALGRCALARRRPEEAEACFRHALGVDERAAMLTAATAAGIAATGIAAAGIAPVRGFRHPRSAAHLVHIAAQHRSGGRASRAEVYFHAALEALETCDGSLPLPLADGFEESVADDQTLAPAPDPGSILNVLAMMYKDQGRMAEAAVRYERSIALGAVAMRAATRAGDRRAWRVAASAVSLRLCNLGALRARQNRSGDAAACFHRAATFAKNNLGDAHPQTALCRAWLSSVGGEDAADAGVGKAAGVMLDAVVAGDFPQLARPFATAWGALASEETAVKRAAADKMVKDIEASKPFPMETSSGPASRPATARSRPATASKPAAALALEPIASADPPPPPEVYRALDRYRQVDEAKRAWSAWAHDVERAGGGDTLADLFDGLEVDDCLASVVDDVAAIARTSLIEPRNIVPTSHMFVDGATKAFRAAAAARIKAGLAGRVGDGWAAHGDGGDGRILSDVLSAASRGEPIALPPPPPVEQPLSGDRDGAKEGAAEHARRLAIERAELDAAASLPGSVRAKAEIEDFEMAEERRRANAEPLTNYALRELDRDDDDHVFEDYYRQKLGVRLMESEERAAWQKKVDEIESRRAMEIFDAQTDPAKLKKILARERDPHLPELIADKIRNGLEDPGGRGHDFWVPGEFEKAAREQDDIRAMMKAAREERDAIKRELLELEAESLSRAASRAQSRHQSRLATPAKTKHGDRRREHRDRDESRDRRDENDEERERRRRRKEAKRSKANSRAHSRRESTRTTPHKRPTSDPYASDDGERRHRRSHRSSKHVTPKKKTARASLKFGQRFEEEDRRAAAAKATAAARDLAAQAAERFDRAHAAMVAASDAALEARIRAATASPMKPQPIYARPSSASRSVRDKLAAFRSRRQNRPASASANPVESQRREDRLRRVKLYGDDDSVEVGSAFGADYQDIDDVAYDGENRFPLNSRGGSVRASMESLKPAGMTNIPVAVPLYRGDSRGGSVRASMESLPPRRPNVEKDFEFPRMLEEERASAGGGRARPASARIARGIEDLDASAALHADLNNARRRNAYAAGAGAPLLERPFVSRSVNVPPASFSSFTATGRPSTSNVRTGGRGGENMDDEWYWKMKKRVEQRRKELFSAPAQK; translated from the coding sequence ATGAGCGACGACGATAGCGACGGGGAGACCGAGGCGGCCCGGCGGCTCGCGTTGCCCCGcgagcaggcgctcgagTCGGCAGCGCACGAgttcttctcctcgtcgttgcTCGCGCCCGGCCTGCCACGGCACGTCGACAGCCCCGGGGGtgtccgcgcggtgctcagATCCGAGCTCATGTCCACGCTGGACGAGCACGTTCGCTCGCTCGGCCCGCCGCACACGCTCGTGCTgacgggcgtcgagggttGCGGCAAGTCAACAGCGCTGGCGCAGCTCTGCGAGCGCGTGGAGACGATGGAGCGAAGGTGGGAGgagcggaggcgcgggggcgcgctcgacccgAGCGAGGCTCCCCCGTTCATCCTGAAGCACTCCTTCGCGGACCCGAGCttcccgcgcgacgtctcgcacttcctcgagcgcgcgtgcctcgcccTCAGGCGACGCTTCAACATCCGCGAGCCCATcccggcggacccggcggacctccccgaggcgttcgccgcgttcctcgagcacgcggcgctgttccgccgcgtcctcgtcatcgtcgacgccgcggagagtATCGCGGTGTCGCCCTACGCGTccttccccgccgccgccatcgcgggtttggaccctcgcgacgggcACGCCTTGCCCGAGCTTTTAACGCTgaggggcgacgggcgcgacgcgacggccgaCTCGGACGCTCCGccgttcgacgtcgccgactcGAGCGCGCACTTCGCGTGGATCCCGAActccccgcccctcgcggtcCGGTTCATCGTCTCCGGGCGGGACTCCCACGACTCTTTCGACTCCTTGAAGGGGGCGCCGGAGGTGGAGGGGGCGCCGGGAAAAGAgtgggcgccgggggggGTCGTCCAGGGGGTGCTTCGAGCGGttggcgccgcgtcggctcgagtgtatccgacgccgccgctcacgaCGGAGGAGACGGGCGCTATGCTCGCCATGTTTTCCCCGCGCCACCCCGGTTCGACGCCCCGGGACTCGCACCACAGGGGTAAGGAGATATCGGAGGTTGTGAACGCCGTTTGGCcccacggcgcgacgccacTCTGGGTGAGAACCGCGGCTGGTCGGATATGCGCGACGGTGGAGGAGACAACGCACGGCGCGTGGGTATCGACCGGCGCCGGAGTGGGCCCGGTGGACGAGTGGGGGAACGCGGGCGAGAAGGACGAGTGGGGGAACCCCGTCGAGGCGCCCGTACGGAacgacccgaacgacgccgggcacgacgaggcgctcgagtgTCCGAGGACCGTCGCGAGTGCGGTTCACGACATGCCGGGTACCGCTCGGGGATTGTTTTGGGAGGCGTtggacgcgatggagacgCGGCACGgcgagcacgccgtcgccgccacgtgCGTGGCGCTCTCTGTTGCCAGGTTCGGCGTCACCCGATATGAGTTGCGCGGCGCATTGCGGTGCAGGTTTGAACGCGAGCGGGTCCGCGTTCGTttcggccccggcggcgcgaagggcgcgaacGAGTCGCTTCGAaagctcgacgacgggagactcgacgcggtcgtggacgacctcgcgccgtggctcgcgccgtggtgcgcgaaggaggcgtggcacgcggagctcgagacgTTCGAGGGGGATCGGTtgggggcgtcgagggaggAGTCGGAGGCTCGGGCGGCTCGACACGAGCGAgagtcgcggcggcggaggacgctGAGCGGACCGGGCGGACCGACGTATAAACCCGACGACTggtacgccgccgagctACCGATGCGGTTCAGGGACGACGCGtacagggcggcggcgctggagaggtacgccccgccgcgctcggcttCCCTCAGGGAGGAGTTCCACGCCGACCTGGCGGCTTATTTtctggacgtcgccgccgggtcgggATCCAGGGCGCTTCGCGCCGACACGAGACGAGCGCTCCGAGCGGGTCTCtggcacgccgccgcgggtcgcgacgTGAATTCCGTGGCGGATGTGTTGGGGAGGCGGGGCGTGATGGCGTGCCTGTCGCGGCCCGGCGCGAGATCCGACGTGAGGGCCGTCTGCTGCGGCGAGGTGCCGCTCGAGCTGTGGGGGGCGTGGCGCGATCGAATGGCGACGTGGatgagcgccgacgacgacgacgcgcccggagacgtcgccggcgccgggttgACGATCGCCGGTTTGCTCCGATGGATCGGCgtcccgacgctcgcggcggagattaTCGATCGCGTCCGGTCATCGTTCGGACCCCCGCGAGGTAGGTCGCCGCTCTCaatcgccctcgcggtggcgcacgcgcgtcTCACGCtggtcggcgccggtgacgttcGATTCGCCGAGTCCGAAGCGggccgggcgcgcgccgccgccgacctgagcgtcgcggcgagggacgccggaAGAGATCCCGGAAGAAATCCGGAAGAAATCCGggtcgacggggacggcgacgacggaagGGGGGACGAgtccgacgcgggtgcccaAGGGACGATACCGCGCCCgtggctcgacgcgctcgaaccgtgcggcgggttcgcggcggctaTCGCGTTCCCCGACTCGCTctacgccgaggcggcggcggtcgtcgccgagatcgcggtggcgagggcggactCGATCGTCCAGGCGACGcgtggcgacgcggcggcgagggcggcggatgacgcgCTCCGATGCGTCGGTTTGGAAACCGACGCGTGGCTCCGTGCGGCGAGAGaacgcgccccgcccgccgtcgtcgacgccgtgtcCGACGCCTTGTCCGACGGCGGAaacgtcgacgacctcggcgtcggcgcgagggaggacccgggagacgacgtcctcggcctcgTTCGATCGTTGCGCCGTCAGCGGGGGGCGTGCGTTCGGTTCTCCcgccacgtcgacgcgggcgtcgtcgcgggccgGCTCATCTCcgtgctcaccgcggcgctcggcgcgaatCACCCGCAGTGCGgcgccgccaagctcgaggctgcggaatcggccgcggcggcggcggagtcctcggcgtcggtgccgggatacgacgaggcgtccgcgtggGCTCGACCCGCGTAcgacttcgccgccgcgttctaCGGATCGCAGTCCTtacccgcggctcgcgccgcgtggtgcgtcgcggaggcgcttcgccgagccgacggcgccgccgccgcgaggccaATGTACGCGCAGGCGCtgggcgccaccgccagcgTGCTGGGTAAAGCGCAcaggggcgtcggcgccatgCTTTCGGAGACGGCCGAGCTAtcgcggctcgagcggcgtctggaggaggcggacgctCTGGCGCGGGAGGGACTGGacatcgcgagcggcgagcttgcggcggcgaggcggggtttggaggaggcggacgccgcggcggcgcgagcgatgcAGCGCAGGGAGGTTACTATCGGGGAGCACGGGGTCGATTACCTCCCGAGCGAGTTGCTCGTCGCCATGGACCACGGGAGGGAactggcgagggcgcgcgcggcggacgccgaggctgagtacgccgagcgcgccacACAGGTCGCCAGGGTGATTCACGCGATGGGACGCCTGCCCGACGCGGAATCTTTCCTGCGCCGGGCGCTCTTCGCGGGTGAAAAGGCGTTTGGGCCGGCGaacccgtcgctcgccgcgacgctcgccgcgctcggacggtgcgcgctcgcgagacGTCgaccggaggaggcggaggcgtgcTTTCGTCACGCCCTCGGGGTGGACGAGCGAGCGGCGATgctcacggcggcgacggcggcgggtatAGCGGCGACGGGTatagcggcggcgggtatAGCTCCGGTTCGAGGGTTCCGACACCCGAGGTCGGCGGCTCACCTCGTCcacatcgccgcgcagcacCGTTCAGGcgggagggcgtcgcgcgcggaggtgtaCTTTCACGCCGCGCTGGAAGCGCTCGAAACGTGCGACGGCTCGCTGCCCTTACCCCTCGCGGATGGTTTCGAGGAGTcagtcgccgacgaccagacgttggcgcccgcgccggacccCGGCTCCATTCTCAACGTCCTCGCCATGATGTACAAGGATCAGGGCAGGATGGCCGAAGCTGCCGTGCGTTACGAGCGGTCCATCGCCctgggcgcggtggcgatgcgcgcggctacccgcgcgggtgacaggcgcgcgtggcgagTCGCCGCATCCGCGGTTTCGCTTCGGCTTTgcaacctcggcgcgcttCGAGCGAGGCAGAACcgctcgggcgacgccgcggcgtgtttccaccgcgccgcgacgttcgcgaagAATAACCTCGGCGATGCGCATCCGCAGACGGCGCTGTGCCGCGCGTGGCTTTCTTctgtcggcggcgaggatgccgcggacgcgggggtgggtaaggcggcgggcgtcatGCTCGACGCCGTAGTCGCGGGTGACTTTCCGCAGCTGGCGAGGCCCTTCGCCACGGCGTGGGGCGCGCTGGCGAGCGAGGAGACCGCGGTGAAGCGAGCCGCGGCAGATAAGATGGTCAAGGACATCGAGGCGTCCAAGCCGTTTCCGATGGAGACCTCGTCGGGTCCCGCCTcgaggcccgcgacggcgcgaagccgcccggcgacggcctcaaagccggccgccgcgctcgccctcgaaCCGATCGCATCGGCCGatccccccccgccgcccgaggttTACCGCGCTCTCGATAGGTACAGACAGGTCGATGAGGCCAAGCGCGCGTGGAGTGCGTGGGCGCACGACGtggaacgcgcgggcgggggcgataCCCTCGCGGACCTTTTCGATGGCTTGGAGGTTGACGATtgcctcgcgtccgtcgttgACGATGTAGCCGCGATTGCCCGAACGTCACTCATCGAGCCCAGAAACATCGTGCCCACCAGCCACATgttcgtggacggcgcgacgaaggcgttcagggccgccgccgcggcgaggataaAGGCTGGTCTCGCgggccgcgtcggcgacggctggGCCGCGcacggggacggcggcgacgggcggatTTTGTCTGACGttctctccgccgcgtcgaggggcgAGCCCATCGCgttgcccccgccgcccccggtcGAGCAGCCTCTGAGCGGCGAtcgggacggcgcgaaggagggcgccgcggagcacgcgcgtcgcctggctatcgaacgcgccgagctcgacgcggccgcgtcccTTCCCGGTTCCGTCcgggccaaggcggagatTGAGGATTTCGagatggcggaggagcgtcgacgagcaAACGCGGAACCCCTCACGAACTACGCGCTCAGGGAGCTCGacagggacgacgacgaccacgtgTTCGAGGACTATTACCGCCAGAAGCTGGGCGTGCGTCTGATGGAGAGtgaggaacgcgcggcgtGGCAGAAGAAGGTTGACGAGATTGAGAGTCGACGCGCGATGGAGATTTTCGACGCGCAGACTGACCCAGCCAAACTCAAAAAGATTCTCGCGCGGGAACGCGACCCGCACCTCcccgagctcatcgccgatAAGATTCGCAATGGACTGGAGGATCCGGGCGGCCGCGGTCACGACTTTTGGGTCCCCGGCGAGTTTGAAAAAGCCGCGAGGGAGCAGGACGACATCCGCGCGATGatgaaggcggcgcgggaggagcgcgacgcgatcaaGCGAgagcttctcgagctcgaggctgaaTCGCTCTCGCGGGCCGCGTCCAGGGCGCAGTCGCGGCACCAGTCGAGGCTCGCGACCCCCGCAAAGACGAAGcacggcgaccgccgccgcgagcatcgcgaccGAGACGAGTCCAGGGACAGacgcgacgagaacgacgaggagcgagaacgaagaaggcggaggaaAGAGGCAAAGCGAAGCAAGGCGAACTCCCGCGCGCACTCGCGGCGGGAATCCACCAGGACCACCCCGCACAAGCGCCCAACATCCGACCCGTacgcgtccgacgacggcgagaggCGCCATCGACGCTCGCACAGGTCCTCCAAGCACGTCACGCCGAAGAAGAAAACCGCCAGGGCTTCGCTCAAATTCGGCCAACggttcgaggaggaggatcgacgagccgccgccgcgaaggctaccgccgccgcgagggacctCGCCGCTCAGGCTGCCGAACGGTTCgatcgcgcgcacgccgcgatggtggccgcgtcggacgccgcgctaGAGGCGAGGATACGCGCGGCCACCGCGTCACCGATGAAGCCGCAGCCAATATACGCGAggccgagctccgcgtcgagaTCTGTCCGCGATAAACTGGCCGCGTTTCGCTCAAGAAGGCAAAACaggcccgcgtccgcgtccgctaACCCCGTCGAGTCGCAGCGACGGGAGGACAGGCTGAGGCGCGTGAAGCTatacggcgacgacgacagcgtcGAGGTTGGATCGGCTTTCGGCGCGGATTACCaggacatcgacgacgtggcTTACGACGGGGAGAACCGGTTTCCTCTGAattcccgcggcgggtcggttCGCGCGTCGATGGAATCTCTCAAACCGGCGGGGATGACGAACATACCCGTCGCGGTACCGCTGTACCGAGGAGACAGTCGAGGCGGGTccgtccgcgcgtcgatggaATCGCTTCCTCCGAGGCGGCCGAATGTCGAAAAAGATTTCGAATTTCCCCGgatgctcgaggaggagcgcgcgagcgccggcggcggcagggctCGACCGGCGTCAGCGCGGATCGCGCGAGGCATCGAAGACCTcgacgcatccgcggcgctTCACGCGGACCTGAACaacgcgaggcggaggaacgcttacgcggcgggggcgggcgccccCTTGCTCGAGCGGCCGTTTGTATCCCGTTCGGTAAATGTCCCGCCGGCGTCTTTCTCGTCTttcacggcgacgggacgacCGTCCACGTCGAATGTCCGCAcggggggacgcgggggggAAAACATGGACGACGAGTGGTACTGGAAGATGAAGAAGCGCGTGGAACAGCGGCGCAAGGAACTGttctccgcgccggcgcaaAAGTAG